One window of the Triticum dicoccoides isolate Atlit2015 ecotype Zavitan chromosome 3B, WEW_v2.0, whole genome shotgun sequence genome contains the following:
- the LOC119274953 gene encoding protein NETWORKED 4A-like, producing the protein MKPPLERNPSRKRHSWWWDSHISPKNSKWLAENLEEMDKQVKEMVQLIEEDGDSFAKKAQMYYQRRPVLVTHVENFYRMYRALAERYDNVTGELRKNIPSRMQSQGSLSGSEFGSELQRSPTPSPEPQKSWTREQSPRAAGFNFFLSNKSNDSPSSRKEPGSASQSESDMKSEDGEDDGITYTLHQRVLELEDDLNAANRKLLDANEKLEVFEERILRCHCDYKENGNGADHATKIRDIDGEFVSTKEKLQSSQVEINNLERRLEDAAILSEEHSRLLEQNKGLEAEIVSLKEEMTSARRRFNDKISESDAEISQYRQELATASEKLLQEKSTNSTEVGKLQEMNRITSLKLEKVSEEKSLVEDQVKELEEANAEAERQRQELVHAAEMLSEDKFRHEAEILTMQQSIEDLKPKLESIAREKSLLKLWFADLERVVERGRSVVIPPE; encoded by the exons ATGAAGCCGCCTTTGGAAAGGAACCCATCCAGGAAGCGCCATTCATGGTGGTGGGATAGTCACATTAGCCCCAAGAACTCAAAATGGCTTGCAGAAAACCTCGAAG AAATGGATAAGCAAGTGAAGGAAATGGTGCAGCTTATTGAGGAAGATGGCGACTCCTTTGCAAAGAAAGCTCAAATGTATTATCAGAGGCGCCCAGTCCTCGTTACCCATGTCGAGAACTTCTACCGGATGTACCGCGCTTTAGCTGAGCGCTACGACAATGTTACCGGTGAACTGCGCAAGAACATCCCTTCAAGGATGCAGTCCCAAGGATCTTTATCCGGTTCTGAGTTCGGTTCAGAGCTGCAAAGGTCGCCCACACCATCTCCTGAGCCCCAGAAGTCCTGGACAAGGGAGCAGAGCCCTAGAGCCGCCGGTTTCAATTTCTTTCTGAGTAACAAGAGCAATGACTCACCGTCCTCAAGGAAGGAGCCTGGGTCAGCTTCACAGTCAGAATCTGACATGAAGTCTGAAGATGGTGAGGATGATGGCATTACCTACACATTGCACCAGAGAGTTCTCGAGCTCGAGGATGATCTCAATGCGGCAAACCGGAAGCTGCTTGACGCAAACGAAAAGCTCGAGGTTTTCGAGGAGAGGATCCTGAGGTGCCATTGCGATTATAAGGAAAATGGAAATGGCGCCGATCATGCTACCAAAATTAGAGACATTGATGGAGAGTTCGTGTCAACTAAGGAGAAGCTACAATCTTCACAAGTGGAGATCAACAATCTTGAAAGGAGGCTCGAAGACGCTGCAATTTTGTCAGAAGAGCACTCCAGGCTGCTGGAACAAAACAAGGGACTGGAAGCTGAAATTGTGAGTCTGAAGGAAGAGATGACTTCAGCTAGACGGCGTTTCAACGACAAAATATCCGAGAGTGATGCCGAGATCAGCCAGTACAGGCAAGAGCTTGCCACCGCGTCCGAGAAGCTGTTGCAGGAGAAGTCCACCAACAGCACAGAGGTAGGAAAGCTGCAAGAAATGAACCGGATCACCAGTCTCAAGCTGGAGAAAGTTTCTGAAGAGAAGTCTCTAGTGGAGGaccaggtgaaggagctggaggaggcGAACGCCGAAGCCGAAAGGCAGAGGCAGGAGCTCGTCCATGCCGCCGAAATGCTGTCGGAGGACAAGTTCAGACATGAAGCTGAGATCCTGACGATGCAGCAGAGCATCGAGGACCTGAAGCCGAAACTTGAGAGCATCGCAAGAGAGAAATCGCTGCTGAAACTCTGGTTCGCGGATCTGGAGCGCGTCGTGGAGCGAGGAAGGAGCGTTGTCATTCCCCCGGAATAA